A window from Opitutia bacterium ISCC 52 encodes these proteins:
- a CDS encoding mechanosensitive ion channel: MQNWYQSALDYINSPGFLWEGGTILAVLLVSIILATILKKTLYKKLGAFPSPWVANSLVPAFAALTMPAAYVLICAMVKGNIISRGIDDVLLTPASNLAIGWFLIVMVNRMTQEPFWQKLLGTIIVIITLLGITGLLDPTANALQAIQFPIGSPPITLLGVIKGLFMLLFFVWISIRLSGAAESQMHKMPNITPSMEVLFAKILKVVLISLALVMGLQSLGIPLSSLTVLGGAIGLGLGFGLQKVISNLISGVILLLDKSIKPGDVISIGETYGWINKLSARYVSVITRDGRENLIPNENLITNEVENWSFSDTKVRLRAPIGISYDADVRQAMELCKQAALNCDRVLNNPPPQCPIKGFGDNSVDIELRFWISDPAKGVTNIKSAVYLEVWDLFHEHNIEIPYPQRDIHIRSGGALPATDPPKQAEETE; this comes from the coding sequence ATGCAAAACTGGTACCAATCTGCTTTGGACTATATTAACTCTCCCGGATTCCTCTGGGAAGGAGGAACGATCCTAGCAGTACTTCTCGTGAGCATAATACTCGCAACGATTTTAAAGAAAACTCTCTACAAAAAGTTGGGTGCGTTTCCTTCCCCTTGGGTCGCTAACTCCCTGGTACCTGCATTTGCTGCACTGACCATGCCAGCAGCCTACGTGCTGATTTGCGCGATGGTGAAGGGAAACATCATCAGTAGAGGCATCGACGATGTGCTTCTCACCCCGGCTTCCAATCTGGCGATAGGTTGGTTTCTGATAGTCATGGTCAATCGAATGACTCAGGAGCCATTTTGGCAAAAGCTGTTGGGGACGATCATTGTCATCATCACCTTGCTCGGGATCACTGGGCTACTGGATCCTACCGCGAATGCGCTCCAGGCAATCCAATTCCCTATTGGATCACCTCCCATTACCTTGCTCGGGGTCATCAAAGGCCTGTTCATGCTCTTATTCTTTGTCTGGATAAGTATCAGACTTTCTGGAGCAGCTGAGTCCCAGATGCATAAGATGCCGAACATCACTCCGTCCATGGAGGTATTATTCGCGAAGATTCTGAAGGTCGTCTTGATCTCTCTCGCGCTAGTGATGGGGCTACAATCTCTAGGAATACCACTCTCCTCATTAACCGTCCTCGGCGGTGCTATTGGTCTTGGTTTAGGTTTTGGCCTTCAGAAGGTCATCTCCAACTTAATCAGCGGAGTCATCTTGCTGCTGGATAAATCGATCAAGCCCGGCGATGTCATTTCAATCGGTGAAACCTATGGTTGGATAAACAAACTGAGCGCCCGCTACGTCTCTGTCATTACACGAGATGGACGCGAAAATCTTATCCCAAATGAAAATCTCATCACCAATGAGGTGGAAAACTGGTCTTTTTCAGACACGAAGGTGAGGCTCAGAGCCCCCATTGGGATTTCCTACGACGCCGATGTGCGCCAGGCCATGGAGCTTTGTAAACAAGCGGCTTTAAACTGCGATCGGGTCCTCAACAATCCTCCTCCCCAATGCCCGATCAAAGGCTTCGGAGATAATTCGGTGGATATTGAGCTTCGGTTCTGGATCTCAGACCCCGCCAAAGGAGTTACTAATATCAAAAGTGCTGTGTACCTGGAAGTCTGGGATTTGTTCCACGAGCACAATATTGAGATCCCCTATCCGCAGAGGGATATACACATCCGAAGCGGGGGGGCATTACCGGCGACGGATCCACCGAAGCAGGCTGAAGAAACGGAATAA